The genomic segment TCATGTCTTTTTCTTATAATTCCGGCTGTTAAATTAGAAGCAAATAGAGGGGGATTGCCAAGTTTTTCTATTAAATAGGGTAGCGCCCCTATATGATCATAGTGACCATGAGTGAAAACAATCCCTCTTATATTTCTTAATTTATTTTTAAGATAATTTACATTTGGAATTACAAAATCAACTCCAGGCATATTTTCTTCTGGAAATCCAAGGCCAGTATCTACAATTACTATATCGTTTCTATGCTCCAAAACCATCATATTTCTACCAACTTCTCCAAGTCCTCCCAAAGGAATAATTTTTATAAAATCTTTGGTTGGTTGAGTATTTCTTGGCGTCATCATAGTTTTTAATTTATAATTTTGTGCCGGGAGTGGGATTTGAACCCACACGGGATTGCTCCCACTAGGCCCTGAACCTAGCGCGTCTGCCAATTCCGCCACCCCGGCAATTTTTGTTAACAAGTAAAATGGAAGGAGTTCATACCTTTTATATTAATTAGCAACCTATTTTTTGTTGTAAATTTTAACCAAAAACAATCTTACTTTTTTAATGATCTTTTTTCTTTAATATACCAATTTGCTATGTCATTGAATTTTTGTTTTGAATCAAATATATTAAAGCCCGATGTGTTTTTTATGTTTTTATTAACATATATTTCCAAAGGCAAACTGTACAAAAATACAGCAGGTATGTCTTCCAAAATAATGTTTTGCAGGTTTTCTAACATTTCTTGTCTTTTTGCTTCGTCAACTTCAGTTCTTATTTTTTCTAAAAGTTCATCTGCTTTTTTGTTTTTATAGTTTGCTATATTCAATCCAGGATCATATATCTGTGTTGAGTGCCAAAAAGGATAAGGATCTGGAATTTTTGAAAGCGATTGCCCGTATAATAGCATTTCATAATCCCTTCCTTTTATTACATTATTATATATTTCTGATTGAGTATATTTTTTAATTTCTACTTGAAAACCAAGGTTGCTCAAATCATTCGCTATTTGACCTGCAACTTTGGAGAATATATCATCGTCAACAATTGATATTGATAATTTTACCTCTTTTATTTTAGGTTCTTCCTTACAGAATTCGTTAAGTTTTTTTATTGTTGCAGCCCCCGTACTTCCTGTTCCTTTTGTATAACCATAAGGCTTCAAAACTTCGTCAAAAAATTTCTCTTGAAATCTTGTCACGGCTTCTTTTGTCTTTTGCCCAAAATAACCAGTCACTTCTCCTTCAGGATAAATTGAAGGATCTTTAGCAAGACATTGCTGCAAAAATTTTACATCTTCTCCCTCAGAACCAACTTGAAGTTTTCTTGTAAATTCAAAAGACTTTTTCTCAATTACTTTCACAAGTTTTCCATCTACTACTTTAAAACCTGCTTTTTCAAGAATTTGGCGTGCTTCATCTGGATTGTATTCATATTTTATTTCTGGTCCTTTAAAGCCGTAAAATTCAGGTATAATAGGGGAGGTTATTTTTATGGCCCTTCCTTTAAAAATATCATTTATTATTTTATCTATGTTTATTACTTTTGCTATTGCTTCTCTTACTTCTTTTTGTTCTAACACATCATTTTTCTGAGGATTTAAAAACAAGGCAAAATATCGTGGCATATAAAACGATAATAATTTATAGTTTTTGCTTTCAATTTCTTTTGCGTTTTCAATAAAAATATTTTGGCTTACATCTATTTGTTTTGATTTTAATGCTTTTTTAAGGTT from the bacterium HR34 genome contains:
- the appA gene encoding Oligopeptide-binding protein AppA; this encodes MTDKSEKSGILSSFLAFLTKVKRILGSLTKKQKTTLSVLLLFTIFSGIIFFNELYLSVTESYPARGGQISIGYVGGPSFINPVLASSKEIDKDLTNLIFASLLKYEKDGSIKGDLAEKVEVKEGGKLYEVKLKKNLKWHDGEPITADDVIFTVKLIQNIEYKSPLITSLTGVSVEKKDELTFIFKLQMPYAPFLERLADLKPIPKHIWDNISPQDFLLAKFNLEAIGSGPYEFKEIHIDNIGKLRSLDIVANNDYHGKKPFISKISFVFFDSEENLKKALKSKQIDVSQNIFIENAKEIESKNYKLLSFYMPRYFALFLNPQKNDVLEQKEVREAIAKVINIDKIINDIFKGRAIKITSPIIPEFYGFKGPEIKYEYNPDEARQILEKAGFKVVDGKLVKVIEKKSFEFTRKLQVGSEGEDVKFLQQCLAKDPSIYPEGEVTGYFGQKTKEAVTRFQEKFFDEVLKPYGYTKGTGSTGAATIKKLNEFCKEEPKIKEVKLSISIVDDDIFSKVAGQIANDLSNLGFQVEIKKYTQSEIYNNVIKGRDYEMLLYGQSLSKIPDPYPFWHSTQIYDPGLNIANYKNKKADELLEKIRTEVDEAKRQEMLENLQNIILEDIPAVFLYSLPLEIYVNKNIKNTSGFNIFDSKQKFNDIANWYIKEKRSLKK